In Methanobacterium paludis, the following proteins share a genomic window:
- a CDS encoding HesA/MoeB/ThiF family protein — MLNKYPEENYWEIIDRQKGILNKKEQLKLKDSKITVIGCGGIGGAVIEMLARMGVGNLRIVDKDSFDLSNINRQLMSSTESIGRPKTEVTKEIISSITPFTEVEAFNTELNENNVQKILEGSDVIVDALDNIISRILTSRCAVKLGIPFVHGAIHGTMGQITTLTPETPSYEETFKLPSAGKDLTPEIISKVQKLNKEVPPVIGPVPNIIGCLQAFEVVKILTGRENIITAPDVLMFDLLKKDPFFMFKF; from the coding sequence ATGCTTAATAAGTATCCTGAAGAGAATTACTGGGAAATAATAGATAGGCAGAAGGGAATTTTAAACAAAAAAGAACAACTAAAACTTAAAGACTCAAAAATAACAGTTATAGGGTGTGGAGGCATCGGCGGGGCTGTTATAGAGATGCTTGCAAGAATGGGTGTTGGAAACCTTCGAATTGTGGATAAAGATTCCTTCGACCTTTCAAACATCAACAGACAGCTCATGAGCAGCACTGAAAGTATCGGAAGGCCAAAAACCGAGGTCACAAAGGAAATCATAAGTTCAATAACTCCTTTCACAGAGGTGGAAGCTTTTAACACGGAGTTGAACGAAAACAACGTTCAAAAAATTCTTGAAGGCAGCGATGTGATTGTGGACGCCCTTGACAACATCATATCAAGAATTTTAACAAGTCGATGTGCTGTTAAACTTGGAATACCCTTTGTTCACGGTGCAATCCATGGCACAATGGGTCAGATAACAACATTGACCCCTGAAACACCTTCTTATGAAGAAACCTTTAAGTTACCCTCTGCTGGAAAAGATTTAACTCCAGAAATCATATCAAAGGTTCAAAAACTTAACAAAGAAGTTCCGCCAGTTATAGGGCCCGTTCCAAATATTATAGGATGCCTGCAGGCCTTTGAAGTTGTTAAAATTCTTACAGGCCGAGAAAATATCATAACTGCCCCAGATGTTTTAATGTTCGACCTTCTTAAAAAAGACCCATTTTTCATGTTTAAATTTTGA
- a CDS encoding DUF2769 domain-containing protein, which yields MDKLEEALDQMSKMPQEQRDNLIEMEKKRVCVCKKCTSYSECMKDSNEGLFCILGKSSCKVNVDTCMCKDCPAYNSFNLKNDFYCMVGPEMDLRRG from the coding sequence ATGGATAAACTGGAAGAAGCACTTGACCAGATGTCTAAAATGCCTCAAGAACAAAGGGATAACCTAATTGAAATGGAAAAAAAGAGGGTATGTGTGTGCAAGAAATGTACAAGTTATTCTGAGTGTATGAAAGACTCAAATGAAGGACTTTTCTGTATTTTAGGTAAAAGCAGCTGCAAAGTTAATGTGGATACTTGTATGTGTAAGGATTGCCCAGCTTACAACAGTTTCAACTTAAAAAACGATTTTTATTGCATGGTAGGTCCGGAAATGGATTTGAGGAGGGGTTGA
- a CDS encoding glycosyltransferase family 39 protein: protein MLNPFNYFKSKTSFKQNLLIPLILGLLVIITRVPFMSKALYEWDSVNYALAFEKYNTLQQQPHPPGYILYVAFGKAVNYIFNDPNTSMIVLSITFSIFTVVLVYFMVREIFSKNVAITAAILMIFNPLIWFYGEIASIYIFEAFFGVLIAYSSYKLLKGNEKFIYISAFVLGLAGGFRIDIVEFMFPLWIFCVWYARPSYTKIIKGLFVFIMSISLWLVPTILLTGGYKEYFALLKTTSKAATQTSIVFGASISQQILNSGAFIIWSALGLTFLGILITALFLVCHRKGLKSKFRVYLKNPLTIFFLLWIGPASLFYLVIYVVKPGYLLNYLPAVIIILSYILNRLSHDLSFKFPKISYKQTIISLLVLYAVLSSICFLYPYDIHEGQIWETPMEKMGVSQDVSFGLDVGLFYNNAKINANDANTQLHINDILNISNSDPRSTIVVIRDITREDEGFNWRKAMYYLPGYDVYYLCDQENTGITGQVSSWHGKNHSYNISQAPVLDIPLNSATKIVWIMNDQSSFYQEVKDRLGVSSISLPNGLNIYYSNIGNQTSDFQISNFIFQR, encoded by the coding sequence ATGTTAAACCCATTTAACTATTTCAAATCCAAAACCAGCTTCAAACAGAATCTTTTAATCCCCCTGATTTTAGGCCTGCTTGTAATTATCACGAGAGTCCCCTTCATGAGTAAAGCCCTCTATGAATGGGATTCTGTGAACTATGCTTTGGCATTTGAAAAATACAATACATTACAACAACAGCCCCATCCACCGGGTTACATTCTTTACGTTGCCTTTGGAAAAGCCGTTAACTATATATTTAACGATCCCAACACCAGCATGATAGTTTTATCAATAACCTTCAGTATCTTTACCGTTGTTCTTGTTTACTTCATGGTAAGAGAGATCTTCTCCAAAAATGTGGCTATTACGGCTGCCATACTCATGATATTCAATCCATTGATATGGTTCTACGGAGAAATTGCCAGCATATACATTTTTGAAGCATTTTTTGGTGTGTTAATAGCTTACTCTTCCTACAAGCTTCTTAAAGGAAATGAAAAATTCATTTACATCTCTGCATTTGTACTTGGTTTAGCCGGTGGTTTCAGAATAGACATTGTAGAATTCATGTTTCCACTGTGGATATTCTGCGTATGGTACGCAAGGCCTTCCTACACCAAAATAATCAAAGGTCTATTTGTATTCATTATGAGTATATCATTATGGCTTGTTCCAACCATTTTGTTAACAGGAGGTTATAAAGAGTACTTCGCACTTCTAAAAACCACATCCAAAGCTGCAACACAAACCTCCATTGTCTTCGGTGCCAGTATATCCCAGCAGATTTTAAATTCAGGAGCCTTCATAATATGGTCTGCTTTGGGATTAACTTTCCTGGGAATTTTAATAACTGCACTGTTTCTGGTATGTCATCGAAAAGGTTTGAAGTCCAAATTCAGGGTTTACCTTAAAAATCCGTTAACAATCTTTTTCTTGTTGTGGATCGGACCCGCCTCATTATTCTACTTAGTTATCTACGTGGTAAAACCAGGATACCTGTTAAACTATTTGCCTGCAGTTATAATCATCCTGAGCTATATATTAAACCGTTTATCTCATGATTTAAGTTTTAAATTCCCAAAAATTTCATATAAGCAAACCATAATTTCTTTGTTAGTGTTATACGCCGTATTAAGCTCCATATGCTTCTTGTATCCCTACGATATTCACGAGGGTCAGATCTGGGAAACACCTATGGAAAAAATGGGAGTATCACAGGATGTTTCCTTTGGCCTAGATGTAGGCCTATTTTATAACAACGCAAAGATCAACGCCAACGATGCAAACACCCAACTACACATTAATGACATATTAAACATTTCAAATTCAGACCCCCGTAGTACCATAGTTGTTATAAGGGACATCACCCGCGAAGATGAGGGTTTCAACTGGAGAAAGGCCATGTACTACCTGCCAGGCTACGATGTTTATTACCTCTGCGACCAGGAAAACACAGGGATCACCGGTCAAGTTTCTTCATGGCATGGTAAAAATCATAGCTATAACATCTCACAAGCCCCAGTTCTGGACATACCTCTCAACTCAGCCACCAAAATCGTGTGGATAATGAATGATCAATCAAGTTTCTACCAGGAAGTGAAGGATAGATTAGGAGTTAGTTCCATCAGTCTTCCAAACGGTCTGAACATATACTACTCTAACATTGGAAACCAGACTTCAGATTTCCAGATCAGTAATTTTATATTCCAACGTTAA
- a CDS encoding DUF362 domain-containing protein: MSTVSILKTSPETLVQDYQELMHMAQYNKTISHENETILKLNLSWTLFYPACSTPPWQLEGVLKTLKEDEFQNVTAVENQTVVTHPWKGAYLNKWLPLLEKYQTDFQPLTNVEWTVHHPKSEMMVMEEIFGEVLVPKMFYGNNIIHLPTMKTHGHTTTTGSMKNAFGGLIPKYRHHAHKKIHEVLVDLLAIQKEIHPGIFTVMDGCVCGNGAGPRTMDPFIGNVILASSDPVAIDALAAKIMGFDPLKIDYIKMAHDRGLGMGDVDQIEVVGMDKGELKDLNFGFHVNKSPVIKWDQRIRKKTMNIKWLHHLLFNSPIFKTFIFASEFYHDKLWYPRTGKKNIDEFKKTEWGHMFEKYEYGEFPKFTEVKEWDPY, translated from the coding sequence ATGTCAACAGTATCCATTTTAAAAACATCACCTGAAACACTGGTACAAGATTACCAGGAATTAATGCACATGGCTCAATACAATAAAACCATTTCCCATGAAAATGAAACCATTCTCAAACTAAACCTTTCATGGACCCTTTTTTATCCAGCCTGTTCCACTCCCCCTTGGCAACTGGAAGGTGTTTTAAAAACCTTAAAAGAAGATGAATTCCAGAATGTCACAGCTGTGGAAAATCAGACCGTTGTAACTCATCCATGGAAAGGAGCATATTTAAACAAGTGGCTTCCCCTCCTTGAAAAATATCAGACAGATTTTCAGCCTTTAACTAATGTAGAATGGACTGTTCATCATCCAAAATCTGAAATGATGGTGATGGAGGAAATATTCGGCGAGGTTCTGGTTCCAAAGATGTTTTATGGCAACAACATCATCCATCTTCCAACTATGAAAACCCATGGCCACACCACAACCACAGGATCCATGAAGAACGCCTTCGGAGGTTTAATACCCAAATACAGACACCACGCCCATAAAAAGATCCATGAAGTGCTGGTTGATCTTCTGGCAATTCAAAAAGAGATTCATCCCGGTATCTTTACAGTTATGGATGGATGCGTCTGTGGAAATGGCGCAGGTCCACGTACCATGGACCCATTTATAGGAAATGTGATACTGGCCAGTTCAGACCCGGTTGCAATAGATGCATTAGCGGCTAAAATTATGGGATTTGACCCGCTAAAAATAGATTACATCAAAATGGCCCATGATAGGGGGCTTGGAATGGGAGATGTGGATCAGATCGAAGTTGTTGGTATGGATAAAGGAGAGTTGAAGGATCTTAACTTTGGATTCCATGTAAATAAGAGTCCTGTTATTAAATGGGATCAGAGAATCAGGAAGAAAACCATGAATATCAAATGGCTGCACCACCTATTATTCAACTCCCCCATCTTCAAAACATTCATATTCGCTTCAGAATTTTATCATGACAAACTCTGGTACCCTAGAACTGGTAAAAAGAATATAGATGAGTTCAAAAAAACTGAATGGGGACATATGTTTGAAAAATATGAATATGGGGAATTTCCTAAATTTACCGAAGTAAAGGAGTGGGATCCTTATTAA
- a CDS encoding lysylphosphatidylglycerol synthase transmembrane domain-containing protein, whose amino-acid sequence MEKNKFWLILVFAVVVYLILGVYADFDKLLSAMESFNWIFLILLLALTTLGYFIRFIRWDFFLKQVGINLKLSDNLFVYFSGLCMTITPAKAGEIWKGWLIKEINGESLSKTVPVVISDRLIDILALVFLSLLGIIYYKQGAYVILVILLLFAVFVLAIRSPRISDKLISILEGRAGKYSKDVRSMHETFQKTLTPKNLIITTILGLMAWFMECLALFMAIYAFGQHLSILVSTFTFSFASLAGALSMIPGGLGVAEATLSGLLQFFGLTATIAVGVAIIVRFATLWYGTLLGLAVYLLGKSKINKK is encoded by the coding sequence ATGGAAAAAAACAAGTTCTGGTTAATACTCGTCTTTGCAGTGGTAGTTTACCTGATTCTCGGAGTGTACGCCGATTTTGATAAACTTTTATCTGCCATGGAAAGTTTTAACTGGATTTTCCTCATTTTATTATTGGCTTTGACCACTCTGGGCTACTTCATACGGTTTATCCGCTGGGATTTCTTCCTCAAACAGGTTGGTATCAATTTAAAACTCAGTGACAACCTCTTCGTGTATTTCAGTGGACTTTGCATGACCATAACCCCGGCCAAAGCAGGTGAAATATGGAAAGGATGGCTTATAAAAGAAATAAATGGTGAAAGTCTCAGTAAAACAGTTCCTGTGGTTATAAGTGACCGTTTAATTGATATATTGGCCCTGGTGTTCCTTTCCCTACTGGGTATAATCTACTACAAACAGGGAGCCTACGTCATCTTGGTGATCCTCCTCTTATTTGCCGTGTTTGTCCTGGCAATTAGATCTCCAAGAATTTCAGACAAGTTAATCAGTATTCTGGAGGGGAGAGCAGGAAAATACTCCAAAGATGTTCGAAGTATGCACGAAACATTCCAGAAAACATTAACACCTAAAAATCTCATAATAACCACCATTTTAGGTTTAATGGCATGGTTTATGGAATGTTTGGCCCTTTTCATGGCCATCTACGCCTTTGGCCAGCACCTCAGCATATTAGTGTCCACCTTCACATTTAGCTTTGCTTCCCTGGCAGGGGCTCTTAGTATGATCCCCGGAGGTTTAGGTGTTGCTGAAGCCACATTATCAGGATTGCTGCAATTTTTTGGACTAACCGCCACCATAGCTGTTGGTGTAGCTATTATAGTACGTTTCGCCACCTTATGGTATGGAACCCTCCTGGGTCTTGCAGTTTATCTGCTGGGAAAATCAAAAATAAATAAAAAGTAA
- a CDS encoding PHP domain-containing protein, producing MKYDFHTHSKYSPDSWMEPETMVKTAVKKGLSGIAVTDHNTIKGGLETKKFERKNFKVIVGSEISTERGEVIGLFLSEDILSHKFSAVIDKIKEQNGLVVLPHPFDELRGNGLKPTEDDAGLIDYVEIFNSRCFLSKYNEKAKEYAKKHGLNVIAGSDAHFAHEIGNAGIDTGSEDPADAFKEGDFTIFGQKSSFINLGLTKVLKTWKKTSSG from the coding sequence ATGAAATATGACTTCCACACACACTCTAAATACTCCCCAGACAGTTGGATGGAACCTGAAACCATGGTCAAAACAGCTGTCAAAAAAGGCCTATCTGGAATAGCGGTAACAGATCACAACACAATTAAAGGAGGGTTAGAAACTAAAAAATTTGAAAGAAAAAATTTCAAGGTTATAGTTGGCTCTGAAATAAGTACAGAACGTGGTGAGGTGATAGGTCTTTTCCTATCGGAAGATATCCTTTCACATAAATTTTCAGCGGTAATTGACAAAATAAAGGAACAAAACGGCCTTGTTGTACTGCCACACCCCTTTGATGAACTTCGTGGAAATGGACTTAAACCCACAGAGGATGATGCAGGATTGATCGATTACGTAGAAATATTCAATTCTCGCTGTTTTCTCAGCAAGTACAATGAAAAAGCCAAAGAATATGCAAAAAAACATGGATTAAATGTTATAGCTGGGAGCGATGCCCATTTTGCCCATGAAATTGGGAACGCCGGCATTGATACCGGGTCAGAGGATCCGGCAGATGCATTCAAAGAGGGGGATTTCACAATTTTTGGTCAAAAATCTTCCTTCATTAACTTAGGACTCACCAAGGTGCTGAAAACATGGAAAAAAACAAGTTCTGGTTAA
- a CDS encoding decaprenyl-phosphate phosphoribosyltransferase: MFKDILISMRPKQWYKNLIIFIGIVFSLNLLNFNLWINVISAFIVFCLLSGSMYIINDYLDIDKDRNHPKKCKRPLASGRLKASHALFFSTIFIITALGLAYLVNISLFIVSLGFFSLILIYSLFLKKISIVDILVISTGFVLRAVAGCVAIGVFVSPWLIIATFLLALFLALGKRRHELILLKDKATSHRNILDGYSTDMLDQMMNITTASLIMSYSIYTFFSKSLYIMLTIPLAFYGIFRYLYLINAKEMGGDPEMLFKDKGMVLSMALWAFLVIGVLYFNKLTVLI, from the coding sequence ATGTTTAAAGATATCCTAATATCAATGCGACCCAAACAGTGGTACAAAAACCTAATTATATTCATTGGGATCGTATTTTCACTGAATCTTCTGAATTTTAACTTATGGATAAATGTTATTTCTGCATTTATAGTATTCTGCTTGCTTTCGGGAAGCATGTACATTATCAATGATTATTTGGACATTGATAAGGATCGAAATCATCCCAAAAAATGTAAGCGTCCCTTAGCATCTGGAAGGTTAAAAGCATCCCATGCACTGTTTTTCTCAACAATTTTCATCATAACAGCCTTGGGATTGGCTTACCTGGTGAACATATCCTTATTTATAGTTTCACTCGGCTTCTTCAGCCTGATCCTGATCTACTCATTGTTCCTAAAAAAGATCAGTATAGTGGACATCCTAGTCATTTCCACAGGTTTTGTACTCAGAGCTGTTGCAGGATGCGTGGCTATTGGTGTTTTCGTGTCTCCATGGCTTATAATCGCTACATTTCTTCTAGCTTTATTCCTGGCTCTGGGAAAACGGAGACATGAGCTGATTTTACTCAAGGATAAAGCAACAAGTCACAGGAACATACTGGATGGTTACTCCACGGATATGCTGGATCAAATGATGAACATCACCACTGCTTCATTGATCATGTCTTACTCCATCTACACCTTTTTTTCAAAGAGTCTCTACATCATGCTAACCATACCCCTGGCATTCTACGGTATATTCCGTTATTTATACCTTATCAATGCCAAAGAAATGGGCGGAGATCCTGAAATGTTGTTTAAAGATAAGGGAATGGTGCTAAGCATGGCATTGTGGGCTTTCTTAGTGATTGGAGTTCTTTATTTTAATAAACTGACAGTTTTAATATGA
- the cofH gene encoding 5-amino-6-(D-ribitylamino)uracil--L-tyrosine 4-hydroxyphenyl transferase CofH produces MEDIYTRSLNGEITKEDALKLVDSNPFELFDVADRLRREIVGDEVTFVANKAIDITDHCMIGCTFCSFRDHIGYEMTTDEILQSINEAKEVGATEICLFGGIMPHMTVDYYCDLISAIKSKFDICLHALSPVEIYQTAKSSEMTTIEALKALKKAGMDTMTGASAEILVDSVREKICPKKVSTEEWVNIIKEAHSLGIPTTSTIMYGSVETWEDRIDHMLILRDIQRETQGFTELVPMTFLNQNNELGQVSEGASGMEDLKMHALARVILGRDMPNIQVSWVKLGIRTSQIALCCGANDLGGTMMEDKISIAAGASYGEYMPREKMVETVEAIGRIPVERTTTYERV; encoded by the coding sequence ATGGAAGACATATATACACGCTCACTCAATGGAGAAATCACAAAAGAAGATGCTTTAAAGCTGGTGGATTCAAATCCATTCGAGTTATTTGATGTTGCTGACAGACTGCGTCGAGAGATTGTAGGTGATGAAGTTACCTTTGTTGCCAACAAGGCAATTGATATCACGGATCACTGCATGATCGGATGTACCTTTTGCTCTTTTAGGGACCATATCGGATATGAAATGACAACTGACGAGATATTACAAAGTATCAACGAAGCAAAAGAAGTAGGGGCTACTGAAATATGTTTATTCGGTGGTATCATGCCCCACATGACAGTTGACTATTACTGTGACCTTATCAGTGCCATCAAATCAAAATTTGATATCTGCCTTCATGCATTGTCCCCCGTGGAAATTTATCAAACTGCAAAATCCTCAGAAATGACCACAATAGAGGCACTGAAGGCTCTTAAAAAGGCAGGAATGGACACCATGACAGGAGCGTCTGCAGAGATCCTTGTGGATTCTGTTAGGGAAAAGATATGCCCTAAAAAAGTTTCAACAGAGGAATGGGTGAATATAATCAAAGAAGCTCACAGTCTAGGCATCCCAACCACGTCCACCATTATGTACGGTAGTGTAGAAACCTGGGAGGACCGTATCGACCATATGTTGATACTGCGAGATATACAGCGTGAAACTCAGGGATTCACAGAACTAGTTCCAATGACCTTCCTAAACCAGAACAACGAGTTGGGCCAAGTATCAGAGGGTGCAAGTGGAATGGAAGATCTGAAGATGCATGCCCTTGCAAGGGTGATCCTCGGTAGGGACATGCCCAACATCCAGGTTTCCTGGGTAAAACTGGGAATCAGAACATCACAGATAGCCCTCTGTTGCGGAGCCAATGATCTGGGCGGTACCATGATGGAGGACAAGATATCCATAGCTGCAGGGGCATCCTACGGAGAATACATGCCCCGTGAAAAAATGGTTGAAACAGTAGAAGCCATAGGACGTATACCCGTAGAGCGTACCACCACCTATGAACGCGTTTAA
- a CDS encoding CBS domain-containing protein — protein MIKNLHAKDIMISEVHVTTPTDLVAAAKLKMMRCNVGGLPVVDKKRLLGIITHRDILLAGGEALGLKVNDLMSKDLMVVNRETQIKDITRIMADKGYQRIPVVEDGKLVGLITQSSLIRALADLDD, from the coding sequence ATGATAAAGAACCTACACGCCAAGGACATCATGATCAGCGAAGTGCATGTAACCACACCCACAGACCTTGTAGCAGCTGCAAAACTCAAAATGATGCGCTGCAACGTGGGGGGATTGCCAGTTGTTGATAAAAAAAGACTTTTAGGTATCATAACCCATCGAGACATTCTCCTTGCCGGTGGCGAGGCCCTTGGACTTAAGGTGAACGATTTAATGAGTAAGGACCTCATGGTAGTTAATAGGGAAACCCAAATAAAGGATATAACAAGAATAATGGCAGATAAAGGTTACCAGAGGATCCCTGTTGTTGAAGATGGGAAACTGGTAGGTCTCATAACCCAGAGTTCCCTCATTCGCGCCCTCGCAGATCTGGACGATTAA
- a CDS encoding DUF1254 domain-containing protein, with translation MARNIAKNQESDSNVLLEKCVEENAYTIGTQAYIWGIGPYISYSTRFTELYGDNKNLVAPAGVFFGLNELGNVDNTYNAMPNNNTLYARAWAFVGNEPLILSIPDMNPSIYYSVALIDFYQNTFKIFGTNTIGQKGGNFAITGPKWQGDLPSCLNGSFVAPTPWIWLLQRIAPKNIRDENVKPLEALQKGILLTPLSQWGNPNYTPPSRYGNPKDQMDPDFSNDPLHFFELLNGIINENPPPLDQKQEGLMALFSQIGISPGMKFDRDEFGSAVHKGLLRAVDTGSKIIESATYHAPTILNGWTIPPKEMGNYGLKYLDRAVYATRAIGALPKDEVVYVTAFEDSDGNPLKGTNKYILKLPKTIYSQHDAFWSLTLYNADMMFVPNSINRYQVGSQVPGLKYNEDESIDIYLQSTTPQTGKESNWLPAPKNSFNVTFRWYLPKKPVLGIYKGIFKLPPIQKK, from the coding sequence ATGGCTAGGAATATAGCTAAAAATCAAGAATCAGATTCTAATGTCCTCCTTGAAAAATGTGTCGAAGAAAATGCCTACACAATAGGCACCCAGGCATACATATGGGGGATTGGCCCTTATATTTCATATTCTACTCGTTTTACTGAACTTTACGGAGATAATAAAAATTTAGTAGCACCGGCCGGTGTTTTTTTTGGATTAAATGAGCTTGGAAATGTGGACAATACATACAATGCAATGCCCAATAACAATACACTCTATGCCCGAGCCTGGGCCTTTGTCGGCAATGAACCCCTGATCCTGTCCATACCTGACATGAACCCATCCATATATTATTCTGTGGCTCTGATTGATTTTTATCAGAACACTTTCAAGATATTTGGGACAAACACAATCGGCCAGAAGGGAGGTAATTTCGCCATCACTGGTCCTAAATGGCAGGGAGATCTACCCTCATGCCTTAACGGAAGTTTTGTGGCCCCAACACCCTGGATCTGGTTGTTACAGCGTATTGCGCCTAAAAACATTCGCGATGAAAATGTCAAACCTCTGGAAGCTCTTCAGAAAGGAATCCTTCTCACTCCACTGTCTCAGTGGGGAAATCCCAACTACACTCCGCCTTCAAGGTACGGAAACCCCAAAGACCAGATGGATCCAGACTTCAGCAACGATCCACTCCACTTCTTCGAGCTGCTGAACGGAATCATAAATGAGAATCCTCCTCCTCTGGATCAAAAACAAGAGGGTTTGATGGCTCTTTTCAGCCAGATTGGAATCAGTCCTGGCATGAAGTTTGATCGTGACGAGTTTGGTTCTGCAGTGCATAAAGGTCTTTTGAGAGCTGTAGACACTGGATCCAAGATCATTGAGTCAGCCACTTATCATGCCCCCACTATCCTCAATGGTTGGACAATTCCCCCGAAAGAAATGGGAAATTACGGCTTAAAGTATTTAGATCGGGCAGTTTACGCCACAAGAGCCATTGGGGCCCTGCCAAAAGATGAAGTTGTCTATGTAACTGCATTCGAAGATAGTGATGGTAATCCACTCAAAGGAACTAACAAATACATTTTGAAGTTACCCAAAACTATTTACTCTCAACATGACGCTTTCTGGTCTCTTACCCTTTACAACGCTGATATGATGTTCGTACCCAACTCTATCAACCGTTATCAAGTGGGATCACAGGTCCCCGGCTTAAAATACAATGAAGATGAATCTATTGATATATACCTGCAAAGCACCACCCCTCAAACTGGAAAAGAATCTAATTGGTTACCCGCACCAAAAAACTCATTTAATGTAACTTTTAGATGGTATTTGCCTAAAAAACCCGTTTTAGGTATTTACAAAGGAATTTTCAAGCTACCCCCAATTCAAAAAAAATAG
- a CDS encoding glutamate decarboxylase has translation MKRSEKELTTTYGSRYFAESVPKYVMPEDGMPARAAYQLIHDELNLDGNPALNLASFVTTWMEPEADKLIMESIDKNFVDNDEYPQTEKIHERVINMLARLFNAPKECHSVGTGTIGSSEAIMLGLLAHKWTWKKRRQAEGKPFGKPNIVMGADVHTVWEKFALYFDVELKLIPLERDTYTVTVDQVAEEIDENTICVGAVLGTTFTGQMDPINEINQLLIDIKKEKGWDIPIHVDGASGGFVAPFLYPDLEWDFKLQQVKSINVSGHKYGLVYPGVGWLIFRDKKDLPEELIFKVNYLGGLMPNYSLNFSKGSSTIIAQYYNFIRLGKSGYREIMENMIDNSKYLARKLEESGKFDVINKDIMFPLVTMSLKNSDFTVFHLSEKLRQKGWIIPAYTLPKNAEDVAVMRMVIKENFGREMVDMLLDDLIEAYHTLEEEDTEKEGFETGENPSLLY, from the coding sequence ATGAAGAGATCTGAAAAGGAATTAACCACCACCTACGGAAGCAGATATTTTGCTGAAAGTGTCCCAAAATATGTGATGCCCGAAGATGGTATGCCTGCACGTGCAGCATACCAATTGATACATGATGAACTGAATTTGGATGGCAATCCTGCTTTGAATCTGGCCAGTTTTGTAACCACATGGATGGAACCTGAAGCAGACAAATTGATAATGGAAAGCATCGATAAAAACTTTGTTGACAACGATGAATACCCTCAAACCGAAAAAATACATGAAAGAGTGATTAACATGCTTGCAAGGCTGTTTAATGCTCCAAAGGAATGTCATTCAGTTGGAACAGGCACCATAGGTTCATCAGAAGCCATTATGCTGGGACTTCTGGCCCATAAATGGACCTGGAAAAAACGCAGACAAGCGGAAGGAAAGCCATTTGGCAAACCCAACATTGTGATGGGTGCGGATGTGCACACTGTCTGGGAGAAGTTTGCCCTTTACTTCGATGTGGAATTGAAATTAATACCACTAGAAAGGGATACTTACACTGTAACCGTGGATCAGGTTGCAGAAGAAATTGATGAAAACACCATCTGCGTTGGTGCTGTTTTAGGGACAACATTTACAGGACAGATGGATCCCATAAACGAGATTAACCAGCTTTTAATTGATATCAAAAAAGAAAAGGGCTGGGACATACCAATACATGTTGATGGAGCCAGCGGGGGATTTGTAGCCCCCTTCCTGTATCCAGATCTTGAATGGGATTTCAAACTCCAACAGGTAAAATCCATCAATGTATCCGGCCACAAATACGGGCTTGTTTACCCAGGAGTTGGTTGGTTGATTTTCAGAGACAAAAAAGACCTTCCTGAAGAGTTAATCTTTAAAGTAAACTACCTTGGTGGTTTAATGCCAAATTATTCCCTTAACTTCTCAAAGGGAAGTAGCACCATAATTGCTCAATATTACAACTTCATAAGACTTGGAAAAAGTGGTTACAGGGAAATTATGGAAAATATGATTGATAACAGCAAGTATCTTGCCAGAAAACTTGAAGAATCGGGTAAATTTGATGTGATCAACAAAGATATCATGTTTCCATTGGTCACCATGAGCTTAAAGAATTCAGACTTCACAGTCTTCCATCTTTCAGAAAAACTGCGGCAGAAAGGTTGGATAATACCTGCATACACTCTTCCAAAGAATGCAGAGGACGTAGCTGTTATGAGGATGGTTATCAAAGAAAACTTCGGCAGAGAAATGGTAGACATGCTTTTAGACGATTTAATAGAGGCTTATCACACGTTAGAGGAAGAAGATACCGAAAAGGAAGGTTTTGAAACTGGTGAAAATCCTTCTTTGCTGTATTAA